A window of Corallococcus macrosporus DSM 14697 contains these coding sequences:
- a CDS encoding response regulator — protein sequence MQIRILVVDDEQDNCDYLKLVLTREGYEVVTTTDPTQTVEILRGSDFHLVILDMMMPQMSGTEVLEQIRKYDTDVAVIVATAYPTVDTAVASLKAQASDYVKKPMEPEQFITAVRNALQKKGLSQDPEADLHRAIGRTIRDARKTQELTLKQLARRTGLSVSLLSQIERAESSASISSLYKIASALQLRMGELFGDT from the coding sequence GTGCAGATTCGCATCCTGGTAGTTGATGATGAGCAGGACAACTGCGACTACCTCAAGCTGGTCCTGACCCGTGAAGGCTACGAGGTGGTGACCACGACGGACCCCACCCAGACGGTGGAAATCCTCCGGGGCTCCGACTTCCACCTCGTCATCCTCGACATGATGATGCCGCAGATGTCGGGCACCGAGGTGCTGGAGCAGATTCGCAAGTACGACACGGACGTGGCCGTCATCGTCGCCACCGCCTACCCCACGGTGGACACGGCGGTCGCCTCGCTCAAGGCCCAGGCCTCCGACTACGTCAAGAAGCCCATGGAGCCGGAGCAGTTCATCACCGCGGTCCGCAACGCCCTCCAGAAGAAGGGCCTGTCGCAGGACCCGGAGGCGGACCTGCACCGCGCCATTGGCCGCACCATCCGTGACGCGCGCAAGACGCAGGAGCTCACGCTCAAGCAGCTGGCGCGGCGCACGGGCCTGTCGGTGTCGCTGCTGTCGCAGATTGAGCGCGCGGAGTCCTCCGCATCCATCTCCTCGCTGTACAAGATTGCCTCGGCGCTGCAGCTCCGCATGGGCGAGCTCTTCGGCGACACCTGA
- a CDS encoding ABC transporter permease subunit, giving the protein MAFRPKRALAVFWKDFLDLRKNLGLLVSMAVLPTVMVLVPIGVVWTYVRTPNHADLRSVALFYDPALPLGASAARFLIDKTLTDWFGMFLVMPVFVPILIASQSVAGEKERRTLEPLLSSPVTAAELVTGKSLAALVPSVAITWTAFVLFCVGVDIVAWPLVKMPLMPNALWTFGVFVIAPLFAFFGNGVAVLISARVSEARMAQQLSALVVLPIVGMVGGQVAGVLKAGFGYYLLQGAVVLVLDAFLLWASIRLLDRERLVSRWG; this is encoded by the coding sequence ATGGCGTTTCGTCCGAAGCGGGCCCTGGCGGTGTTCTGGAAGGACTTCCTGGACCTGCGAAAGAACCTGGGCCTGCTGGTGTCCATGGCGGTGCTGCCCACCGTCATGGTGCTGGTGCCCATTGGCGTGGTGTGGACGTACGTGCGCACGCCCAACCACGCGGACCTGCGCAGCGTGGCGCTCTTCTATGACCCCGCGCTGCCGCTGGGCGCCAGCGCCGCGCGCTTCCTCATCGACAAGACGCTCACCGACTGGTTCGGCATGTTCCTGGTGATGCCGGTGTTCGTGCCCATCCTCATCGCGTCCCAGAGCGTGGCGGGGGAGAAGGAGCGGCGCACGCTGGAGCCGCTCCTGTCCTCGCCGGTGACGGCGGCGGAGCTGGTGACGGGCAAGAGCCTGGCGGCGCTGGTGCCGTCCGTGGCGATTACGTGGACGGCCTTCGTCCTGTTCTGCGTGGGCGTGGACATCGTCGCGTGGCCGCTGGTGAAGATGCCGCTGATGCCGAACGCGCTGTGGACCTTCGGCGTGTTCGTCATCGCGCCGCTGTTCGCCTTCTTCGGCAACGGGGTGGCGGTGCTCATCTCCGCCCGGGTGAGCGAGGCGCGCATGGCCCAGCAGCTCTCCGCGCTGGTGGTGCTGCCCATCGTCGGCATGGTGGGCGGGCAGGTGGCCGGCGTCCTCAAGGCGGGCTTCGGCTACTACCTGCTCCAGGGCGCGGTGGTGCTGGTGCTGGACGCCTTCCTGCTGTGGGCCAGTATCCGCCTGTTGGATCGGGAGCGGCTGGTGAGCCGCTGGGGCTAG
- a CDS encoding enoyl-CoA hydratase/isomerase family protein, with translation MEPVASAGASLNVEDRDDGVRVLTLSNPARRNALDDGLLARLDAALAPAPQVRALLVRGAGGAFCSGYDLTHLGPPGADGRLPDDLLVECLLKLESHPAPSVALVEGAAVGAGFDLAASCDFRVGTPNAVFLMPPARLGIVYSPEGLARAARLVGVARAKQLFLAARKLSAREALEWGLLDDCLVDAEARALALCATLAGHAPLAVSGMKESFGRLARAPLEEADRARLRDLRAAAFGSEDAKEGRAAFLEKRPPRFSGR, from the coding sequence GTGGAGCCCGTCGCCTCGGCTGGGGCATCGCTGAACGTCGAGGACCGCGACGATGGGGTCCGGGTGCTGACGCTGTCCAACCCGGCCCGCCGCAACGCGCTCGATGACGGGCTGCTGGCGCGGCTGGACGCGGCGCTGGCGCCCGCCCCGCAGGTGCGCGCCTTGCTGGTGCGCGGCGCGGGCGGGGCCTTCTGCTCCGGCTACGACTTGACGCACCTGGGGCCCCCGGGCGCGGACGGGCGCCTGCCGGACGACTTGCTGGTGGAGTGCCTGCTGAAGCTGGAGTCCCACCCCGCGCCCAGCGTGGCGCTGGTGGAGGGCGCGGCGGTGGGCGCGGGCTTTGATTTGGCCGCCTCGTGCGACTTCCGCGTCGGTACGCCCAACGCCGTCTTCCTCATGCCCCCCGCGCGCCTGGGCATCGTCTACTCGCCCGAAGGGCTGGCCCGGGCGGCGCGGCTGGTGGGCGTGGCGCGCGCCAAGCAGCTCTTCCTCGCGGCGCGGAAGCTGAGCGCCCGGGAGGCCCTGGAGTGGGGGCTGCTGGATGACTGCCTGGTGGACGCGGAGGCCCGGGCGCTGGCGCTGTGCGCCACCCTGGCCGGCCATGCGCCGCTGGCGGTGTCGGGGATGAAGGAGTCCTTCGGGCGGCTGGCTCGGGCCCCGCTGGAGGAGGCGGACCGGGCGCGGCTGCGCGACTTGCGCGCGGCGGCCTTCGGGAGCGAGGACGCGAAGGAGGGGCGGGCGGCCTTCCTCGAAAAACGCCCGCCCCGCTTCTCCGGCCGCTAG
- a CDS encoding rhomboid family intramembrane serine protease has translation MILATVLVGIHGAARAAGPVGLDTLLRWGAKAGPLVVDVGQVWRLVTANLLHRDFLHLGLNVLVLLAAGTGLERLCRRRDYAALLVAAGLATMAGSLGSSGAVSVGASGIVYGCVGALLVLGRRHRAKLPARWMSGEAAVPTVLVFLWMGWTSVGVDNAGHLAGLLAGLLAGVFLEPRWRPDPGWLRPVAMVVAAVALAGAVVAERSVWRTERDDGFGISVSLPRDWRGEVDGQGRRAFSNGLPGRGRATFSAEAIEAGEPGDGSVQARQFLEEVLVLGAPGPEGRPLKVTGPVAARVGGRGAQRLSAELEGVGGATQLTALFVPRGEWVYRLVFTWPAAYPAYRGVVDRMVAELRFDEPSVLREARARALLVPGAPGPLRSLGAVLRRLGLPKEAVAPLSESVRLAPAHVQTRVELARALLEASRVEEGCHAAAEARVYGPWNTGALEAGVRCELSRGDVARALERLVEARRVDPQDARLRAAELALRTVLEASPRR, from the coding sequence TTGATCCTGGCCACCGTGCTGGTGGGCATCCACGGCGCGGCGCGGGCGGCCGGGCCCGTGGGCCTGGACACCCTGCTGCGGTGGGGCGCGAAGGCGGGGCCCCTGGTGGTGGACGTGGGGCAGGTGTGGCGGCTCGTCACCGCCAACCTCCTGCACCGGGACTTCCTCCACCTGGGCCTCAATGTCCTGGTGCTGCTGGCGGCGGGGACCGGGCTGGAGCGGCTGTGCCGGCGCCGGGACTACGCGGCCCTGCTGGTGGCGGCGGGCCTGGCCACCATGGCGGGCTCGCTGGGCAGCTCCGGCGCGGTGAGCGTGGGGGCCTCCGGGATTGTGTATGGCTGCGTGGGGGCGTTGCTCGTCCTGGGGCGGCGTCACCGGGCGAAGCTGCCGGCGCGGTGGATGTCCGGAGAGGCCGCGGTGCCCACGGTGCTCGTCTTCCTCTGGATGGGGTGGACGTCGGTGGGCGTGGACAACGCGGGGCACCTGGCCGGCCTGCTCGCCGGCTTGCTGGCGGGCGTCTTCCTGGAGCCGCGCTGGCGCCCGGACCCCGGCTGGTTGCGCCCGGTGGCCATGGTGGTGGCGGCGGTGGCGCTGGCCGGCGCCGTGGTGGCGGAGCGCTCCGTCTGGCGCACGGAGCGGGATGATGGCTTCGGCATCTCCGTGAGCCTGCCTCGGGACTGGCGAGGCGAGGTGGACGGACAGGGCCGGCGCGCCTTCTCCAACGGGCTGCCGGGGCGTGGCCGGGCGACCTTCTCGGCCGAAGCCATCGAGGCGGGCGAGCCGGGGGACGGTTCGGTGCAGGCGCGGCAGTTCCTGGAGGAGGTGCTGGTGCTCGGCGCCCCAGGCCCGGAGGGCCGTCCGCTGAAGGTGACGGGCCCGGTCGCGGCACGCGTGGGCGGCCGCGGCGCGCAGCGGCTCTCCGCGGAGCTGGAGGGAGTGGGAGGCGCCACCCAGCTCACGGCGCTCTTCGTGCCGCGCGGGGAGTGGGTGTACCGGCTGGTGTTCACCTGGCCCGCGGCGTACCCCGCCTATCGCGGCGTGGTGGACCGGATGGTGGCGGAGCTGCGGTTCGACGAGCCCTCCGTCCTGCGGGAGGCGCGAGCCCGCGCGCTGTTGGTGCCGGGCGCTCCGGGGCCGCTGCGCTCGCTGGGGGCGGTGCTCCGGCGCCTGGGCCTTCCCAAGGAGGCGGTGGCGCCGCTGAGCGAATCCGTGCGGCTGGCACCGGCCCATGTGCAGACGCGCGTGGAGCTGGCCCGGGCGCTCCTGGAGGCCTCACGCGTGGAGGAAGGCTGTCACGCGGCCGCGGAGGCGCGCGTGTACGGGCCGTGGAACACCGGCGCGCTGGAGGCCGGCGTGCGCTGCGAGCTGTCGCGCGGCGACGTCGCGCGGGCCCTGGAGCGTCTGGTGGAGGCGCGCCGGGTGGACCCTCAGGATGCCCGGCTGCGCGCGGCCGAGCTGGCGCTCCGGACGGTGCTGGAGGCGTCCCCACGGCGGTGA
- a CDS encoding FHA domain-containing protein, protein MLKLIIEDDEGRKTVVPFVRDEITIGRQEGNTIRLTERNVSRRHARLVRLNGHVVVEDLGSYNGTRINGERIAGQSPLKEGDLVQIGDYDLALQAEGAANAAAGPITTKVPARRPEPEPEDDSDEDADDERDHTPPSQSAADARRHSTSIIRLDQVEAERPRKVVDVPAEDAPRLLVLSPDELKGQEFACIRTELRIGRTDDNDITLDHRSLSRTHAKLVREDSGEWRVIDMQSANGMTINGENYAQATLSTGDIVELGHVKLRFVNAGDAADDVADGGGSRSKLGLVAGLAALLLGGGGAAAYYMNQQGTQPAAPPVVAQVPTPVPDDAPPAAVGAQAPANNPQVAATPPPQAPETPPPPKGPSMEEQRAVADKAIAARDFDAAVEALEGIQDANGKRPRDVETRLDEARAEQLMKRRLDDVRKALGDGKLPEAEEALRESAATKAFAREYAALKVQVAEAQKKAAPPAAVPTSGTEKAPPPTQSAAAKAQAEGFEHIKGLRYRQAIEQLNKCLDLEPNRAECHLYLGSAYANDNQPEKGAVHYKRFLELAPNHAYYERVKGLVESYENPKK, encoded by the coding sequence GTGCTGAAGCTCATCATCGAAGACGACGAGGGGCGCAAGACAGTTGTTCCCTTCGTGCGTGACGAGATCACCATTGGCCGTCAGGAGGGAAACACCATCCGCCTGACGGAACGGAATGTGTCTCGCCGTCACGCACGATTGGTGCGACTCAATGGCCACGTCGTAGTGGAGGACCTGGGGAGCTATAACGGCACCCGGATCAACGGCGAGCGAATCGCGGGTCAGTCGCCCCTGAAAGAGGGCGACCTGGTCCAGATTGGCGACTACGACCTCGCGCTCCAAGCCGAGGGCGCGGCCAACGCCGCCGCAGGCCCCATCACCACCAAGGTGCCCGCCCGCCGGCCGGAGCCCGAACCGGAGGACGACTCCGACGAGGACGCCGACGACGAGCGCGACCACACGCCGCCCTCCCAGAGCGCCGCGGACGCCCGCCGGCACTCCACCTCCATCATCCGGTTGGATCAGGTGGAGGCGGAGCGGCCGCGCAAGGTGGTGGACGTGCCCGCCGAGGACGCCCCCCGCCTGCTCGTGCTGTCCCCGGACGAGCTCAAGGGCCAGGAGTTCGCGTGCATCCGCACCGAGCTGCGGATCGGCCGCACCGACGACAACGACATCACGTTGGATCATCGGTCGCTGTCGCGCACCCACGCCAAGCTGGTCCGTGAGGACAGCGGCGAGTGGCGCGTCATCGACATGCAGTCCGCCAACGGGATGACGATCAACGGTGAGAACTACGCGCAGGCCACGCTCAGCACCGGCGACATCGTCGAGCTGGGCCACGTGAAGCTGCGCTTCGTCAACGCGGGTGACGCGGCCGACGACGTGGCGGACGGTGGTGGCTCGCGCTCCAAGCTGGGACTGGTGGCGGGCCTGGCGGCCCTGCTGCTGGGCGGTGGCGGCGCGGCCGCCTACTACATGAACCAGCAGGGCACCCAGCCGGCGGCGCCCCCCGTCGTCGCCCAGGTGCCCACGCCGGTTCCGGATGACGCGCCTCCGGCGGCCGTCGGAGCGCAGGCGCCGGCGAACAACCCCCAGGTCGCGGCGACGCCGCCGCCCCAGGCGCCCGAGACACCTCCGCCGCCGAAGGGCCCCTCCATGGAGGAGCAGCGCGCGGTCGCCGACAAGGCGATTGCCGCGCGGGACTTCGACGCGGCCGTGGAAGCGCTGGAGGGCATCCAGGACGCCAACGGCAAGCGCCCCCGCGACGTGGAGACCCGGCTCGACGAGGCCCGGGCCGAGCAGCTCATGAAGCGGCGGCTCGACGACGTGCGCAAGGCGCTGGGCGACGGCAAGCTGCCGGAGGCCGAGGAGGCCCTCCGGGAGAGCGCCGCCACCAAGGCCTTCGCCAGGGAGTACGCGGCGCTCAAGGTCCAGGTCGCCGAGGCCCAGAAGAAGGCCGCGCCGCCCGCGGCGGTTCCCACCTCCGGCACGGAGAAGGCGCCGCCGCCCACGCAGTCCGCGGCGGCCAAGGCCCAGGCGGAGGGCTTCGAGCACATCAAGGGCCTGCGGTACCGGCAGGCCATCGAGCAACTGAACAAGTGCCTCGACCTGGAACCCAACCGCGCCGAGTGCCACCTCTACCTGGGGTCCGCCTACGCGAACGACAATCAGCCCGAAAAGGGCGCGGTTCACTACAAGCGATTCCTGGAACTGGCGCCCAATCACGCGTACTACGAACGCGTGAAGGGTTTGGTTGAGAGTTACGAGAATCCCAAGAAGTAG
- a CDS encoding RNA ligase (ATP) produces MERKLVSIQRIDHLEPVSGADTLLKARVMGWDVVVKKGEFAVGDACVFFEIDSLLPEGRPWAEFLRPRGFRVKTARLRGVLSQGLALPTSILPSTVPAVGTDVRDALGVVKFEPALPDTREVAGPFPGQVPKTDEVRVQSALGVLDELRGHDFFVTTKLDGTSGTFFRTLDGELVACSRNWALKRGPNPVWRMAEKYALDTVLPPGFAVQGELCGPGIQKNRLGLDALELFIFSVHDTRTGVFLGHEDFIAFCAEHGLRTVPVEHVVTGEAARAFDHGLEHYLKLAQGHYPGTKQRKEGIVVRPLVERLSPTLGGRLSFKVINNDFLLKDED; encoded by the coding sequence ATGGAGCGGAAGCTTGTTTCGATTCAGCGCATCGACCACCTGGAGCCCGTGTCCGGAGCGGACACCCTCCTGAAGGCGCGCGTCATGGGCTGGGACGTCGTCGTGAAGAAGGGCGAGTTCGCCGTCGGCGACGCCTGTGTCTTCTTCGAAATCGACAGCCTCCTGCCAGAGGGCCGGCCCTGGGCCGAGTTCCTCCGGCCCCGGGGCTTCCGGGTGAAGACGGCGCGGCTCCGGGGCGTGCTGTCCCAGGGGCTGGCCCTGCCCACCTCCATCCTTCCCAGCACGGTGCCCGCCGTCGGGACGGACGTGCGCGACGCTCTCGGGGTCGTGAAGTTCGAGCCGGCGCTGCCGGACACGCGCGAGGTCGCCGGGCCGTTTCCGGGGCAGGTGCCGAAGACGGACGAAGTCCGGGTGCAGTCGGCGCTCGGCGTCCTCGATGAGCTTCGCGGCCACGACTTCTTCGTGACGACGAAGCTCGACGGGACGTCCGGGACGTTCTTCCGCACGCTCGACGGCGAGCTGGTGGCCTGCTCGCGAAACTGGGCCCTGAAGCGAGGGCCGAACCCGGTCTGGCGGATGGCGGAGAAGTACGCGCTCGACACCGTGCTCCCGCCGGGCTTCGCGGTGCAGGGCGAGCTGTGCGGGCCCGGCATCCAGAAGAACCGCCTGGGCCTGGACGCGCTGGAGCTGTTCATCTTCAGCGTGCATGACACGCGGACCGGCGTGTTCCTCGGGCACGAGGACTTCATCGCGTTCTGCGCGGAGCACGGCCTGCGCACCGTGCCGGTGGAGCACGTCGTCACCGGCGAGGCGGCGCGCGCGTTCGACCACGGCCTGGAGCACTACCTGAAGCTGGCGCAGGGCCACTACCCGGGCACGAAGCAGCGGAAGGAAGGCATCGTGGTGAGGCCGCTCGTCGAACGGCTCTCCCCCACGCTCGGCGGCAGGCTGTCGTTCAAGGTCATCAACAACGACTTCCTGCTCAAGGACGAGGACTGA
- a CDS encoding ArnT family glycosyltransferase, which produces MESEVEQQREQTFSEAILGKDFFQAKWAKRWLELSLSLRVVTATAGFAALLFLPYLGAVGLWDCWETHYGEVARMMIVRQDYVYPFWEGSWFFSKPPLTMWMQALGMNAVGAVNPVGRLGLYTEWGMRMPFALLSITAVALLSLAVARVVSRRAGLATGFVLATMPLYFLLTRQTVTDTPFVTTFICAMSCALIGQLDPTTRHRAAWWYGFYFFAGLSSLAKGILGVGLPAVILVLYAALSVIPWDSASLDAHLKWLTQSRFRKDVREGRQPMPVLWGQMYKMHLGTGVLVFFAVAGPWYLTLSLFGSVDDEGKLFWYRFFVHDHLNRLTAGVHTTTPGGTFIYFIEQGGFAIFPWVALLPGAFAVVARLKLRSEKAADHLAIIAVLWVAFSFWLLSSSATKFHHYVFPVLPGVAVLLALFIDKLWEEGISTHAVSLIFGLMLFILVGKNIAENPKIFTDLFVYNYDRPYPQDLVTKPIAFFTSRPLWTGDLVTLVLLAVGVYLSFDAFSARGRARTTPSARAVALLLLLGGVATLGAVSAQSQVSAKALVGVAVLAVAGYLAWESLRPGAEGRASLQSLAGVLAVVGIAFAVRGFRQPAVEDSLLKALSEPVNIKKTLGFTFAVAGGMAVVAALMRARAMLFGTFWVLAAGMALWFNWSHWVDLSHHWTQRDLFWRYYAQRQPGEPIIAYMMNWRGETLYSQNTVEQYRASDANARLRALAQRPGREWALVEHNRLNLLRTAVGSGKVVTPVDRDINNKFVLVTID; this is translated from the coding sequence GTGGAGAGCGAAGTCGAACAGCAGCGGGAGCAGACCTTCAGCGAGGCCATCCTCGGCAAGGACTTCTTCCAGGCGAAGTGGGCGAAGCGGTGGCTGGAGCTGTCCCTCAGCCTGCGCGTCGTGACGGCCACGGCGGGCTTCGCGGCCCTGCTCTTCCTTCCCTACCTGGGCGCGGTGGGGCTCTGGGACTGCTGGGAGACGCACTACGGTGAAGTCGCGCGGATGATGATTGTCCGCCAGGACTACGTGTATCCCTTCTGGGAAGGCTCGTGGTTCTTCTCCAAGCCGCCGCTCACCATGTGGATGCAGGCGCTGGGGATGAACGCCGTGGGCGCGGTGAACCCCGTCGGCAGGCTGGGCCTCTACACGGAGTGGGGCATGCGGATGCCCTTCGCGCTCCTGAGCATCACCGCGGTGGCGCTGTTGTCGCTCGCGGTGGCGCGCGTGGTGTCCCGGCGCGCGGGCCTGGCCACCGGCTTCGTGCTGGCCACCATGCCGCTGTACTTCCTGCTCACGCGCCAGACGGTGACGGACACGCCCTTCGTCACGACGTTCATCTGCGCCATGTCGTGCGCGCTCATCGGCCAGCTCGACCCGACGACCAGGCACCGCGCCGCCTGGTGGTACGGCTTCTACTTCTTCGCCGGCCTGTCCTCCCTGGCCAAGGGCATCCTGGGCGTGGGCCTGCCCGCCGTCATCCTGGTGCTCTACGCGGCCCTGTCCGTCATCCCGTGGGACAGCGCCAGCCTGGACGCGCACCTGAAGTGGCTCACGCAGTCCCGCTTCCGCAAGGACGTGCGCGAGGGCCGTCAGCCCATGCCGGTGCTGTGGGGGCAGATGTACAAGATGCACCTGGGCACGGGCGTCCTCGTCTTCTTCGCGGTGGCGGGCCCCTGGTACCTGACGCTGTCGCTGTTCGGCTCGGTGGACGACGAGGGCAAGCTCTTCTGGTACCGCTTCTTCGTCCACGACCACCTCAACCGCCTCACGGCGGGCGTGCACACCACCACGCCGGGCGGCACGTTCATCTACTTCATCGAGCAGGGCGGCTTCGCCATCTTCCCCTGGGTGGCGCTGCTGCCCGGCGCCTTCGCGGTGGTGGCGCGGCTGAAGCTGCGCTCGGAGAAGGCGGCGGACCACCTGGCCATCATCGCGGTGCTGTGGGTGGCCTTCTCCTTCTGGCTGCTGTCGTCCAGCGCCACCAAGTTCCACCACTACGTCTTCCCGGTGCTGCCGGGCGTGGCCGTCCTCCTGGCGCTGTTCATCGACAAGCTCTGGGAGGAGGGCATCTCCACGCACGCGGTGAGCCTCATCTTCGGGCTGATGCTCTTCATCCTGGTGGGGAAGAACATCGCGGAGAACCCGAAGATCTTCACCGACCTGTTCGTCTACAACTATGACCGGCCCTACCCGCAGGACCTGGTGACGAAGCCCATCGCCTTCTTCACCTCGCGCCCGCTGTGGACGGGAGATCTGGTGACGCTGGTGCTGCTGGCCGTCGGCGTCTACCTGTCCTTCGACGCCTTCTCCGCCAGGGGGCGGGCCCGGACGACGCCGAGCGCGCGCGCCGTGGCGCTGCTGTTGCTGCTGGGCGGCGTGGCCACCCTGGGCGCGGTGAGCGCCCAGTCGCAGGTGTCCGCCAAGGCGCTGGTGGGCGTGGCGGTGCTGGCGGTGGCCGGCTACCTGGCATGGGAGTCCCTGCGGCCGGGCGCGGAGGGGCGCGCGTCGCTCCAGTCGCTGGCCGGCGTGCTGGCGGTGGTGGGCATCGCGTTCGCGGTGCGGGGCTTCCGCCAGCCGGCGGTGGAGGACTCGCTGCTCAAGGCGCTGTCGGAGCCCGTCAACATCAAGAAGACGCTGGGCTTCACCTTCGCGGTGGCCGGCGGCATGGCAGTGGTGGCGGCGCTGATGCGCGCGCGGGCGATGCTGTTCGGCACCTTCTGGGTGCTGGCCGCGGGCATGGCGCTCTGGTTCAACTGGAGCCACTGGGTGGACCTGTCCCACCACTGGACGCAGCGCGACCTCTTCTGGCGGTACTACGCGCAGCGCCAGCCGGGCGAGCCCATCATCGCGTACATGATGAACTGGCGCGGCGAGACGCTCTACTCGCAGAACACGGTGGAGCAGTACCGCGCGTCGGACGCCAACGCGCGCCTGCGCGCCCTGGCCCAGCGCCCCGGCCGGGAATGGGCGCTGGTGGAGCACAACCGGCTCAACCTGCTGCGCACCGCGGTGGGCTCGGGCAAGGTCGTCACGCCGGTGGACCGCGACATCAACAACAAGTTCGTCCTGGTGACCATCGATTGA
- a CDS encoding biotin/lipoyl-binding carrier protein: MADVAAHITGTVWKIEVQVGQQINAGDTLVILESMKMEMPVEAEEGGTVKEIRVKEAQSVNEGDVLVVLG, from the coding sequence ATGGCGGACGTAGCGGCGCACATCACCGGCACGGTGTGGAAGATTGAGGTTCAGGTGGGCCAGCAGATCAACGCGGGCGACACGCTCGTCATCCTCGAGTCCATGAAGATGGAGATGCCGGTGGAAGCAGAGGAGGGCGGCACGGTGAAGGAAATCCGTGTGAAGGAGGCCCAGTCGGTCAACGAGGGCGACGTCCTCGTGGTGCTCGGCTAG
- a CDS encoding ABC transporter ATP-binding protein: MSGIHVQGLGKRFGDRVAVEALSFHVRPGEVFGLLGPNGAGKTTTVRMLTGLLRPTEGEATVWGHHVDRDGEPLRKVVGLLTEQPGLYDRLTARENLRFFMKLHELDESAAWPRARHYLERFGLGGREAEPVGGFSKGMRQKLAIVRTLVHDPKVIFLDEPTSGLDPESARTVRDAVAELASEGRTIVLCSHNLAEVERLCERVAVVKRRLLAMGPVRELRHAGQALEVRVEGEAERFRGALAQLPFAPNVLAEGQKLRVMLAEDAQAPDVVACLVGAGARVHSAVPTQRPLEEVYLELLREGRG; encoded by the coding sequence TTGAGCGGCATCCACGTCCAGGGGTTGGGCAAGCGCTTCGGAGACCGGGTGGCCGTGGAGGCGCTGTCCTTCCACGTGCGGCCCGGAGAGGTGTTCGGCCTCTTGGGGCCCAACGGCGCGGGGAAGACGACCACGGTGCGCATGCTCACGGGGCTGCTGCGGCCCACCGAGGGCGAGGCCACCGTGTGGGGCCACCACGTGGACCGGGACGGCGAGCCGCTGCGCAAGGTGGTGGGCCTGCTCACCGAGCAGCCCGGGCTCTACGACCGGCTCACCGCGCGGGAGAACCTGCGCTTCTTCATGAAGCTGCATGAGCTGGATGAGTCCGCGGCCTGGCCCCGGGCCCGGCACTACCTGGAGCGCTTCGGTCTGGGCGGCCGTGAAGCGGAGCCGGTGGGCGGCTTCTCCAAGGGCATGCGCCAGAAGCTGGCCATCGTCCGGACGCTGGTGCACGACCCGAAGGTCATCTTCCTGGACGAGCCCACCAGCGGCCTGGACCCGGAGTCCGCGCGCACCGTGCGCGACGCGGTGGCGGAGCTGGCGTCGGAGGGGCGCACCATCGTCCTGTGCTCGCACAACCTGGCGGAGGTGGAGCGGCTGTGCGAGCGCGTGGCGGTGGTGAAGCGCCGCCTGCTGGCCATGGGCCCGGTCCGCGAGCTGCGGCACGCGGGGCAGGCGCTGGAGGTGCGCGTGGAAGGGGAGGCGGAGCGCTTCCGCGGCGCGCTGGCCCAGCTCCCCTTCGCGCCCAACGTCCTGGCGGAGGGGCAGAAGCTGCGCGTCATGCTGGCGGAGGACGCGCAAGCGCCCGACGTGGTGGCCTGCCTGGTGGGCGCGGGCGCGCGGGTGCACAGCGCGGTGCCCACGCAGCGTCCCCTGGAAGAGGTCTACCTGGAGCTGCTGCGCGAAGGGAGGGGGTAG